DNA sequence from the Vicinamibacterales bacterium genome:
CGGTGGTCGTCTCGGTCGCCGCGAGCATGCACGAGGCGCTCGCCGAGATCGCCGGCTCGTATCGCGCGGCGACCGGCGTCACGATCGCCCTCAATACCGGTAGTTCCAACACCCTCGCGCGGCAGATTGTCGAAGGCGCGCGCGCCGCGGTCTTCCTGAGCGCTGACGACCTCCAGATGGACGTGGTCGAGAAGGCCGGCCGCATCGCCGCCGGCACGCGCACGCCGCTGCTGACCAACGAACTTGCCGTGGTCGTGCCGGTCGATGCGCCCTCGTCCTTCACCCTGGCGGCGCTGCTCGAAGGGCGGCTCGCGCGTCTCGCCATGGGTGAGACATCCAGCGTGCCGGCTGGCGTGTACGGCCGGCGCTGGCTCGAGCACGAGGGCGCGTGGGCGCGCCTGCAGCCCAAGGTCATCCCGTTTCCCACCGTGCGCGCGGTGCTCTCGGCGGTCGAGGCCGGCCGCGTCGATGCCGGCATCGTCTACCGCACCGACGCGCGCGAGTCGTCCGCGCGCCTGGTGGCGACGTTGGCGGCGAAGGACCACGCCTACCTGAACATCGTGCAGCCGGCGGCGGTGATTGTGGGGCCGGCTGAAGCCGAAGGGCGGCGGTTCCTGCAGTACCTGCAAGGACCCGCCGCACGCGCGGTGTTCGACAGGCGCGG
Encoded proteins:
- the modA gene encoding molybdate ABC transporter substrate-binding protein, giving the protein MTTPRSAMELAKCWLAGLALLAAFSAPAVAQPPAVVVSVAASMHEALAEIAGSYRAATGVTIALNTGSSNTLARQIVEGARAAVFLSADDLQMDVVEKAGRIAAGTRTPLLTNELAVVVPVDAPSSFTLAALLEGRLARLAMGETSSVPAGVYGRRWLEHEGAWARLQPKVIPFPTVRAVLSAVEAGRVDAGIVYRTDARESSARLVATLAAKDHAYLNIVQPAAVIVGPAEAEGRRFLQYLQGPAARAVFDRRGFGRPPVLSEPKRQFERVEG